One Streptomyces sp. ML-6 genomic region harbors:
- a CDS encoding response regulator transcription factor has translation MTDIRPNTPRIRVLIADDQSLVRRGLSLILSPDPSFEIVGEAEDGAQAVALARRLRPDVVVMDIRMPVLDGVGATEELSATVPGCRVLALSTFDMDEYVVGALRAGACGFLPKDSSPEDLSAAIRTVHAGEAVVAPRLLTRLISTYVRAPHGGSQPLPTDLGELTPREVEVWRLMAIGLDNAEIAHALAISISTVKNYITSIFGKLDVRDRTQAVIAAYESGLVTARAAAGNPRGDGNSA, from the coding sequence ATGACCGACATCCGGCCGAACACACCGAGGATCAGGGTGCTGATCGCGGACGACCAGTCGCTGGTCCGGCGCGGCCTGTCGCTGATCCTCTCCCCCGACCCGTCCTTCGAGATCGTGGGAGAGGCCGAGGACGGCGCGCAGGCTGTCGCCCTCGCCCGCCGGCTGCGCCCCGACGTCGTCGTGATGGACATTCGGATGCCCGTCCTCGACGGTGTCGGCGCGACCGAGGAACTCTCCGCCACCGTGCCCGGCTGCCGGGTCCTGGCCCTCAGCACCTTCGACATGGACGAGTACGTCGTGGGCGCCCTGCGCGCCGGAGCCTGCGGGTTCCTGCCCAAGGACAGCTCGCCGGAGGACCTGAGCGCGGCGATCCGCACCGTCCACGCAGGCGAGGCCGTCGTCGCGCCGCGTCTGCTCACCCGGCTGATCTCCACCTACGTACGGGCCCCTCACGGCGGGTCGCAGCCGCTCCCCACCGACCTGGGCGAACTCACACCCCGGGAGGTCGAGGTGTGGCGTCTGATGGCCATCGGTCTCGACAACGCCGAGATCGCCCACGCCCTGGCCATCAGCATCTCCACGGTCAAGAACTACATCACCAGCATCTTCGGCAAGCTCGACGTCCGTGACCGCACCCAGGCGGTCATCGCGGCCTACGAATCGGGGCTGGTCACCGCCCGCGCGGCGGCCGGCAACCCGCGCGGCGACGGAAACTCCGCATAG
- a CDS encoding helix-turn-helix transcriptional regulator: MATGLSNPEIAVSCRAIPETVKTHFGNVLTKLGTQNRTHPMVIAYETGTTMPGVTD, encoded by the coding sequence ATGGCCACCGGCCTGTCCAACCCGGAGATCGCGGTGTCGTGCAGGGCGATCCCGGAGACGGTGAAGACGCACTTCGGGAACGTGCTGACCAAGCTCGGCACGCAGAACCGGACCCACCCGATGGTGATCGCATACGAGACCGGCACGACCATGCCAGGGGTCACGGACTGA
- a CDS encoding SpoIIE family protein phosphatase produces MREATFTPASGSGLELLDPALHRVVQKTGASVGAVYLLPPGDTVLRMAVLTGIPPQIVAPWAEVKPGAPVPVAEAVRERRVVWISSREEMARLYPRPALVLPYHFATAAAPITTGDTDRGGLVLIWPGSHPPQLSEHERAAIDVFCRHTGLLLWQAADRGRPVLPGPEPRVLPTPRPYTPCPGEAMAAADFAERLPEGCLALDPEGRISFITAAAAELVGADIPDLLGALPWEALPWLDDPLFEDRYRSAVISRQATSFTARRPPDHWLSFQLHPDASGISIRITPAPTGRAENAPKAQYAASSTPANRARYFFYLLHLAATLTEAVGVQDVVDQVPRQIMPAFGVQALALMTAEEGRLRIIGHRGYHTELTDRFDAAPLTSHTPAARVLATGIPAFYSTFEDLQSAYPSATLQDDMAAWAFLPLTVSGRTVGSMVLAYDRPHPFATEERAILTSLAGLVAQSLERARLYDAQYQLAHSLQAALLPRALPSVPGLEPAARYLPTTHGVNIGGDFYDLIRLDGTNAAATIGDVQGHNVNAAALMGQVRTAVHATAGASPGEVLARTNRLLTDLDPGLFTSCVYIHLDLEHHRARLATAGHPPPLLRHPDGHTEVLDLSPGTVLGIDPGADYTTSEIALPPGTVLALYTDGLVETPGVDIEDAIADLAEHLAQAPGKTAEALADNLVRHATQYAPRNDDIALLVIQVQ; encoded by the coding sequence GTGCGAGAGGCGACCTTCACCCCCGCATCAGGTTCGGGCCTGGAGTTGCTGGACCCCGCTCTGCACCGGGTCGTACAGAAGACCGGTGCGTCCGTGGGCGCGGTGTACCTGCTCCCGCCGGGCGACACAGTACTGCGCATGGCCGTGCTGACGGGAATCCCGCCGCAGATCGTCGCACCCTGGGCAGAGGTGAAGCCGGGGGCCCCGGTCCCGGTGGCCGAAGCCGTACGCGAGCGACGCGTGGTGTGGATCAGCAGCCGCGAAGAGATGGCACGCCTCTACCCGAGGCCCGCGCTCGTGCTGCCGTACCACTTTGCGACAGCCGCAGCCCCGATCACCACGGGCGATACCGACCGGGGCGGACTGGTGCTGATCTGGCCGGGTTCACATCCGCCGCAGCTGTCCGAGCACGAGCGTGCGGCGATCGATGTCTTCTGCCGCCACACCGGGCTTCTCCTGTGGCAGGCCGCCGACAGGGGCCGCCCGGTGCTCCCCGGACCGGAGCCGCGAGTACTGCCGACCCCCCGCCCCTACACTCCCTGTCCGGGCGAGGCAATGGCCGCAGCCGACTTTGCCGAGCGCCTGCCGGAGGGCTGCTTGGCGCTGGACCCGGAAGGCCGGATCTCCTTCATCACCGCTGCCGCTGCAGAACTGGTCGGAGCGGACATCCCCGACCTGCTGGGCGCGCTCCCCTGGGAAGCGCTGCCCTGGCTGGACGACCCGCTTTTCGAAGACCGTTACCGGTCCGCGGTGATCAGCCGCCAAGCCACGTCCTTCACCGCCCGGCGCCCGCCGGACCACTGGTTGTCCTTCCAGCTCCATCCGGATGCCTCCGGCATCAGTATCCGTATCACTCCTGCCCCCACGGGCCGTGCCGAGAACGCTCCGAAGGCGCAGTACGCCGCGTCGTCGACTCCGGCGAACCGAGCGAGGTACTTCTTCTACCTGCTGCACCTGGCCGCGACACTCACCGAAGCCGTCGGCGTGCAGGACGTGGTCGACCAGGTCCCCCGCCAGATCATGCCCGCTTTCGGTGTCCAGGCCCTCGCCCTGATGACCGCGGAGGAGGGCCGGCTGCGGATCATCGGTCATCGCGGCTACCACACCGAACTCACGGACCGCTTCGACGCCGCTCCCCTGACCTCGCACACCCCCGCCGCGCGCGTGCTGGCCACCGGCATCCCTGCCTTCTACTCCACCTTCGAGGATCTCCAGAGCGCTTATCCCTCCGCCACCCTGCAGGACGACATGGCCGCCTGGGCCTTCCTGCCCCTCACCGTCTCGGGCCGCACCGTCGGCTCGATGGTGCTCGCCTACGACCGGCCCCACCCCTTCGCCACAGAAGAACGTGCCATCCTCACCTCGCTCGCCGGCCTGGTCGCCCAGTCCCTGGAACGCGCCCGCCTCTACGACGCCCAGTACCAGCTCGCCCACAGCCTGCAGGCCGCCCTGCTGCCTCGCGCCCTGCCCTCGGTCCCCGGGCTGGAGCCGGCCGCCCGCTATCTCCCGACCACCCACGGCGTGAACATCGGCGGCGACTTCTACGACCTCATCCGCCTCGACGGAACGAACGCCGCCGCCACCATCGGTGACGTGCAGGGTCACAACGTCAACGCCGCCGCCCTCATGGGACAGGTCCGAACCGCAGTCCACGCCACCGCCGGCGCCTCCCCCGGCGAAGTCCTCGCCCGTACCAACCGCCTGCTCACCGACCTGGATCCGGGCCTGTTCACCAGTTGCGTCTACATCCACCTCGACCTGGAACACCACCGGGCCCGCCTGGCCACCGCCGGCCACCCTCCGCCGCTCCTGCGCCATCCCGACGGGCACACCGAAGTCCTCGACCTGTCACCCGGCACCGTGCTCGGCATCGATCCGGGCGCCGACTACACGACCAGCGAAATCGCCTTGCCGCCCGGTACCGTGCTCGCTCTCTACACCGACGGCCTCGTCGAAACTCCCGGGGTGGACATCGAGGACGCCATCGCCGACCTCGCCGAGCATCTCGCGCAGGCCCCGGGCAAGACGGCGGAGGCCCTCGCCGACAATCTCGTCCGGCACGCCACCCAGTACGCACCCCGCAACGACGACATCGCCCTGCTCGTCATCCAGGTGCAATAG
- a CDS encoding alkyl sulfatase dimerization domain-containing protein, protein MGPGPPRARRPRDGGAPLAGDLAGRIRSRTDLPVHTAIYTHGHIDHAFGLDAFLVEGQNAPHVVAQERMAERFDRYARSPRHNATINSRQFGGRDDDPTFQGEELRFGYPTHEPTRYYQRSLELDVGGTVFELHACRGETDDHTWVHCPERGVLCTGDLIIWGVPNAGNPQKAQRYPWDWARGLRAMAETGAASLCPGHGGPVVNDPGLVRRILQDTAAFLEEVVDRTLAVLEDGSPPHVDVVRRVKLPQSEAPWLQPVYEEAEFIVRNVIRYYGGWWSGRPSELKPAPREQVAAELAALGGGPGTLLARAVELAPTTCPWPAISRTTPWKRPPTTPPSPREWPPSTPSAAPGRPA, encoded by the coding sequence ATCGGGCCGGGACCGCCTCGTGCGCGACGACCTCGGGACGGGGGCGCCCCTCTCGCCGGCGACCTGGCAGGCCGTATCCGGTCCAGGACCGACCTCCCGGTGCACACCGCGATCTACACGCACGGCCACATCGACCACGCCTTCGGCCTCGATGCCTTCCTCGTCGAGGGCCAGAACGCACCGCACGTCGTCGCACAGGAGCGCATGGCCGAGAGGTTCGACCGCTACGCGCGCAGCCCGCGGCACAACGCGACGATCAACAGCCGCCAGTTCGGCGGCCGCGACGACGATCCCACCTTCCAGGGCGAGGAGTTGCGGTTCGGCTACCCCACGCACGAACCGACGCGCTACTACCAGCGCTCCCTCGAACTCGACGTCGGCGGAACGGTATTCGAACTGCACGCCTGCCGGGGAGAGACCGACGACCACACGTGGGTCCACTGCCCCGAGCGCGGCGTGCTCTGCACCGGCGACCTGATCATCTGGGGCGTCCCCAACGCGGGCAACCCGCAGAAGGCGCAGCGCTACCCGTGGGACTGGGCCAGAGGTCTGCGGGCCATGGCGGAGACCGGCGCGGCATCGCTGTGCCCCGGACACGGCGGGCCCGTCGTGAACGATCCCGGGCTGGTCCGGCGCATCCTCCAGGACACGGCCGCCTTCCTGGAGGAGGTCGTGGACCGGACCCTGGCCGTGCTCGAAGACGGCTCGCCCCCGCACGTCGACGTCGTACGCCGGGTGAAGCTGCCGCAGTCCGAGGCGCCCTGGCTGCAACCCGTCTACGAGGAGGCCGAGTTCATCGTCCGCAATGTCATCCGCTACTACGGCGGCTGGTGGAGCGGGCGGCCGAGCGAACTCAAACCGGCCCCGCGCGAGCAGGTCGCGGCCGAGCTCGCGGCCCTGGGCGGCGGCCCCGGCACGCTCCTCGCCCGCGCCGTCGAACTCGCCCCCACAACATGCCCCTGGCCTGCCATCTCGCGGACTACGCCCTGGAAGCGGCCCCCGACGACCCCGCCATCGCCGAGGGAGTGGCCGCCCTCTACACCGAGCGCGGCGCCCGGCAGACCAGCCTGA
- a CDS encoding alpha/beta hydrolase, translating into MTLLSPTARRVSVASLILAACLITYPAPATASEAPAKNGTGAGLDQYYRQHLGWGSCGTGPVDTTGRVLDKAGVQCADVTVPLDYAHPAGRTITVAISRLKATDIHHRIGSILLNNGGPGGPSVQSPPDVRKAMKDVGARYDIVGFDPRFVGRSTPLDCGWPVGTSWFSAGTSRASFERQVALQKDLADKCRTPGASVLPYISTRNTARDMDLIRGALGEKKISYLGYSYGTYLGTVYTQMFPGRYDRVVLDGAVAPADYGPRLTKGTERASEKALAAWAAWAADRDAAYGLGRTRAQVLTTVDRVLDASARGPLTVGTGSDAFRIDDSQVPVLLYSSLGDDTDPTREFLAEQLAVLSGAARGTAPTPLSPEFAATLRYLLHGAAEPSGVQAAVLCGDVAAPRDPEVYWRDIERSRATHPVFGPMTNNIGPCAFWDRPREKPTQVRRDAPVLIVAATGDPRTTYKSSVTLHEQLPGSKLLTLKGADRHALFGRYGNACVDDEVNRYLATGKLPTKNQTCLGRAGEASSSDSMTTKALSAPMGAPLSINTAAITGAAAVLVVAGGGTAVAVRRRRTRRAA; encoded by the coding sequence GTGACCCTCCTCAGCCCCACCGCGCGGCGCGTCTCCGTCGCGAGCCTCATCCTCGCCGCCTGTCTCATCACTTACCCCGCCCCGGCCACAGCTTCAGAGGCCCCCGCCAAGAACGGCACCGGAGCCGGGCTCGACCAGTACTACCGGCAGCACCTCGGCTGGGGCAGCTGCGGCACGGGCCCCGTCGACACGACGGGCCGCGTTCTGGACAAGGCCGGTGTGCAGTGCGCGGACGTCACCGTGCCGCTCGACTACGCCCACCCCGCAGGGCGCACGATCACCGTCGCAATATCCCGGCTCAAGGCCACTGACATCCACCACCGCATCGGATCGATCCTGCTCAACAACGGTGGGCCGGGCGGACCTTCGGTCCAGTCGCCCCCGGACGTCCGCAAGGCGATGAAGGATGTCGGCGCGCGCTACGACATCGTCGGCTTCGACCCGCGCTTCGTCGGCCGCAGCACCCCACTGGACTGCGGCTGGCCCGTCGGCACGTCCTGGTTCTCGGCCGGCACCAGCCGGGCGAGCTTCGAGCGGCAGGTCGCCCTCCAGAAGGACCTGGCCGACAAGTGCCGCACCCCTGGCGCCTCCGTGCTGCCGTACATCAGTACCCGCAACACGGCCCGCGACATGGACCTCATCCGCGGCGCGCTCGGCGAGAAGAAGATCTCCTACCTCGGCTACTCGTACGGCACCTACCTGGGCACCGTCTACACCCAGATGTTCCCCGGCCGCTACGACCGCGTCGTGCTCGACGGCGCGGTCGCCCCCGCCGACTACGGCCCCCGCCTGACGAAGGGCACCGAGCGCGCAAGCGAGAAGGCGCTGGCCGCCTGGGCCGCATGGGCGGCGGACCGCGACGCCGCGTACGGCCTCGGCCGCACCCGCGCCCAAGTGCTCACCACCGTCGACCGCGTCCTCGACGCGTCCGCCCGCGGTCCGCTGACCGTCGGCACCGGCTCGGACGCCTTCCGGATCGACGACTCCCAGGTGCCGGTCCTCCTCTACTCCAGCCTCGGGGACGACACCGACCCGACCCGGGAGTTCCTCGCCGAGCAGCTGGCCGTGCTGAGCGGAGCCGCACGGGGCACGGCGCCGACGCCGCTCTCACCGGAGTTCGCCGCGACCCTCCGGTACCTACTGCACGGCGCGGCCGAACCGTCGGGAGTCCAGGCCGCGGTTCTTTGCGGGGATGTGGCCGCCCCGCGCGACCCCGAGGTCTATTGGCGCGACATCGAACGGAGCCGCGCCACGCACCCGGTGTTCGGCCCGATGACCAACAACATCGGCCCCTGCGCCTTCTGGGACCGTCCCCGCGAGAAACCCACCCAGGTCCGCCGCGACGCCCCGGTACTGATCGTGGCCGCTACCGGCGACCCGCGCACCACCTACAAGAGCAGCGTGACCCTGCACGAGCAACTGCCCGGCTCCAAGCTGCTCACCCTCAAGGGTGCCGACCGGCACGCCCTCTTCGGCCGCTACGGCAACGCCTGCGTGGACGACGAGGTCAACAGGTACCTGGCTACCGGCAAACTACCGACGAAGAATCAGACCTGCCTCGGGCGCGCCGGTGAGGCATCTTCGTCGGATTCGATGACGACGAAGGCGTTGTCCGCTCCGATGGGGGCGCCGCTCAGCATCAACACTGCGGCGATCACTGGTGCAGCCGCCGTGCTGGTCGTCGCCGGTGGCGGCACCGCCGTCGCAGTACGCCGCCGCAGGACCCGCCGCGCCGCCTGA
- a CDS encoding MMPL family transporter: MQARPPEDTVIRALTGYSTRHPWKVIALWTVLGVVLSALAPTLIDRVTQNQTGDFLPRSYDSAAALEIAEKQFGVNPDATTVTMLVARSDGKALGAADRKRIEAEAAKLAQRRVIMPREDDRPTFLVPDHSQTPRIAPAMVAPDRSFELLSVELIGNRTDKGVQSVYRAFRDAARTQFSEAGMRTGFTGSLAGTVDTTDSHETAAKVGGALLMGLILLINVLVFRSVLAALLPLVAIAMIIGVAGGAVAGAAILTGRKLDAGTPDLISVVLLGIGIDYLLFLLFRFREQLRARPERSAREAAGQVSGRVGTAITSAALTIVAAFATLGVATFGQFRSLGPAIAVAVLVMLLGSLTLLPALLAAAGRNMFWPSKALGHEPGEGRAARFGALVARRPLTMVLASVALLAAPAAGLMGIRMDYGQGNAAAKTPAAATATEISRALPAGVSDPTSVFVTATDGGTLTIDRLNGLSHALTQVKGVGQVAGTVLNKDHRAARIDLYPTADPQSRQARDLASGPVRAAVAQHTPAGTTAHVGGAAAISADVSTAVDHDLKIVLPVAAALIALILLLLLRSLFAPVILMLSVGLGFAATLGAATLLFQHVLGRSGVNFSLPLVLFLFVVALGTDYNILISDRIREEMQRPGPARAAVARAVQHTTPAIATAGLVLAGSFATLATTPGNEQIAFAMTLGILLSALVLSLVLVPALIALLGRSIWWPVRPRPTQGSHPQHRAHAPAPEPERVMMADRPNGSGDL; encoded by the coding sequence ATGCAAGCCCGTCCGCCGGAGGACACCGTGATCCGCGCCCTGACCGGATACTCCACCAGACACCCGTGGAAAGTCATCGCCCTCTGGACGGTGCTGGGTGTCGTGCTGAGCGCCCTGGCCCCCACACTGATCGACCGCGTCACCCAGAACCAGACCGGGGATTTCCTGCCCAGGAGCTACGACTCGGCCGCCGCCCTGGAGATCGCCGAGAAGCAGTTCGGGGTGAACCCCGATGCCACCACCGTGACGATGCTGGTCGCCCGGTCCGACGGCAAGGCTCTCGGCGCCGCCGACCGGAAACGGATCGAGGCCGAGGCGGCGAAGTTGGCGCAGCGCCGGGTGATCATGCCCAGGGAGGACGACAGGCCGACCTTCCTGGTCCCGGACCACTCCCAGACCCCCCGGATCGCCCCGGCGATGGTGGCACCCGACCGGAGTTTCGAACTGCTCTCGGTCGAGCTGATCGGGAACCGTACGGACAAGGGGGTCCAGAGCGTATACCGGGCCTTCCGGGACGCCGCCCGGACGCAGTTCTCCGAGGCGGGGATGCGCACCGGCTTCACCGGAAGTCTTGCCGGCACCGTCGACACCACCGATTCCCACGAGACCGCCGCGAAGGTGGGGGGCGCCCTCCTGATGGGGCTCATCCTGCTGATCAACGTGCTGGTGTTCCGCAGCGTGCTGGCGGCCCTGTTGCCGCTGGTCGCGATCGCCATGATCATCGGCGTGGCGGGGGGAGCCGTCGCGGGTGCCGCGATACTCACCGGGCGCAAGCTCGACGCGGGCACCCCTGACCTGATCAGCGTGGTCCTGCTCGGCATCGGCATCGACTACTTGCTGTTCCTGCTGTTCCGCTTCCGCGAACAACTGCGCGCCCGGCCGGAGCGGTCCGCCCGCGAAGCGGCCGGGCAGGTCTCGGGACGGGTGGGCACCGCGATCACCTCGGCGGCGCTGACCATCGTGGCCGCGTTCGCCACGCTGGGCGTGGCGACCTTCGGCCAGTTCCGCTCGCTGGGGCCCGCCATCGCCGTCGCGGTCCTGGTGATGCTGCTCGGCAGCCTCACCCTGCTGCCGGCGCTCCTCGCGGCCGCCGGGCGCAACATGTTCTGGCCCTCCAAGGCCCTCGGCCACGAGCCGGGCGAGGGGCGCGCCGCCCGCTTCGGGGCTCTGGTCGCACGACGACCGCTGACGATGGTGCTCGCCTCCGTCGCCCTGCTTGCCGCGCCGGCCGCCGGGCTGATGGGGATCCGCATGGACTACGGACAGGGCAACGCCGCTGCCAAGACCCCTGCGGCGGCTACCGCCACCGAGATCTCCCGTGCACTGCCGGCCGGAGTCTCGGACCCGACGAGCGTCTTCGTCACCGCCACCGACGGCGGCACCCTCACCATCGACCGGCTGAACGGCCTCTCCCATGCCCTCACCCAGGTCAAAGGCGTGGGCCAGGTCGCGGGGACCGTCCTGAACAAGGACCACCGCGCCGCCCGGATCGACCTCTACCCCACCGCGGACCCGCAGAGCCGACAGGCCCGCGACCTGGCCTCCGGACCCGTGCGGGCAGCGGTCGCCCAGCACACACCCGCCGGAACGACCGCCCACGTGGGCGGAGCGGCGGCGATCTCCGCCGATGTCTCCACCGCCGTCGACCACGACCTGAAGATCGTGCTCCCGGTCGCGGCCGCGCTCATCGCGCTCATTCTCCTGCTGCTCCTGCGCAGCCTGTTCGCCCCGGTGATCCTGATGCTCTCGGTCGGACTCGGTTTCGCCGCCACTCTCGGCGCCGCCACCCTGCTGTTTCAGCACGTCCTCGGCAGGTCGGGCGTCAACTTCTCCCTCCCGCTGGTGCTGTTCCTGTTCGTCGTGGCACTGGGCACCGACTACAACATCCTGATCAGCGACCGGATCCGGGAGGAGATGCAGCGGCCGGGCCCGGCCCGCGCCGCCGTGGCCCGCGCGGTGCAGCACACGACACCGGCCATCGCGACCGCAGGCCTGGTCCTTGCCGGCTCCTTCGCCACCCTCGCCACGACTCCGGGCAACGAGCAGATCGCCTTCGCAATGACGCTCGGAATCCTGCTCTCCGCGCTCGTCCTCTCGCTGGTGCTGGTCCCCGCCCTCATCGCACTCCTCGGACGGAGCATCTGGTGGCCGGTCCGTCCACGGCCCACCCAGGGCAGCCACCCGCAGCACCGTGCGCATGCACCTGCCCCGGAACCCGAACGGGTCATGATGGCGGACCGACCGAACGGCTCAGGGGACCTGTGA
- a CDS encoding alkyl sulfatase dimerization domain-containing protein encodes MSTAGYNTWINRRQFGVPSLDWPSTYRYPDTTYRKRMTVERGDLTFELVHARGETDDSTYVRVPELKTLCTGDLFIWNTPNAGNPQKVQRYPEEWARALRAMQELGAELLLPGHGVPIVGRDRVHQALDDTARLLESLCEQTRELMNAGHRLDAVLHGVQVPQELLEQPYLRPAYDEPEFVVRNLWRLWGGWYDQNPEHLKPAPEAAVATEFANAAGGASVLAQRALKLLEEGEPRLASHLAETAALAAPAEVEVARVRAHVSTGSGRRPRRRPWPVGCSAGRRRSRPRWRREPIWRPS; translated from the coding sequence GTGAGCACGGCGGGCTACAACACCTGGATCAACCGCAGGCAGTTCGGCGTACCGTCGCTGGACTGGCCGTCCACCTACCGCTATCCCGACACCACCTACCGCAAGCGGATGACCGTCGAGCGCGGCGATCTGACCTTCGAGCTGGTGCACGCCAGGGGCGAGACCGATGACAGCACGTATGTGCGGGTTCCCGAGCTCAAGACGTTGTGCACCGGGGATCTCTTCATCTGGAACACCCCGAACGCGGGCAATCCGCAGAAGGTCCAGCGGTATCCGGAGGAGTGGGCCCGTGCGCTGCGCGCCATGCAGGAGCTCGGCGCCGAACTGCTGCTGCCCGGCCACGGGGTGCCGATCGTCGGCAGGGACCGGGTGCACCAGGCGCTCGACGACACGGCCCGGCTTCTGGAGTCGCTCTGCGAGCAGACCAGGGAGCTGATGAACGCCGGGCACCGGCTCGACGCGGTGCTGCACGGCGTTCAGGTGCCTCAGGAGCTGCTGGAGCAGCCTTATCTGCGCCCCGCCTACGACGAGCCGGAGTTCGTCGTACGCAATCTGTGGCGGTTGTGGGGCGGCTGGTACGACCAGAACCCGGAACACCTCAAGCCGGCCCCGGAGGCCGCGGTCGCCACCGAGTTCGCGAACGCCGCGGGGGGCGCGTCCGTGCTGGCGCAGCGGGCGTTGAAGCTGCTGGAGGAGGGTGAGCCGCGCCTCGCCTCGCATCTGGCGGAGACCGCCGCGCTGGCGGCCCCGGCCGAGGTGGAAGTGGCACGGGTGCGCGCGCACGTGTCTACGGGCAGCGGACGGCGTCCGAGACGTCGACCATGGCCTGTGGGGTGTTCCGCTGGGCGGCGGCGGAGTCGGCCGCGGTGGCGGAGGGAACCGATCTGGAGACCGAGCTGA
- a CDS encoding sensor histidine kinase, producing the protein MRRRRHIGPGDARESLHIDGAGPPWSRNDALVTGGACAMNLLSYVFFDDPAGRYAVSVAGFLLVALAALPLLVRRSHPVVALAAVLALDTTATLTAPLPRHFGAVLLVALYSVARACTGRVTAVAAVATVSLTLLSQSHGRIPPWQDAAVTPLSALIVVGTAMAVNRWQREVAANRRLLADRAVADERRRIARELHDIVAHHITTMQLMSGGARANLARPEVARDALVTLESSGRLALREMRQLLDVLRAGDEPDSAPSQPQPNIDDLDRLVVESRLAGLSTEFRVHGPQRPLPPTVGLTVFRITQEALTNARKYAGPARVSVRLTYRRDRVTVEVRDDGGSTPPQERASSVGSGGYGLIGMRERVALHGGTLAVGPQADGGFAVVADLPLPTDEAAEAAVRHERAPR; encoded by the coding sequence ATGCGCAGGCGCCGACACATCGGGCCCGGCGATGCCCGGGAGTCGCTGCACATCGACGGCGCCGGGCCGCCGTGGTCCCGCAACGACGCGCTCGTGACCGGCGGGGCTTGCGCGATGAACCTGCTCAGCTACGTGTTCTTCGACGACCCCGCCGGCCGATACGCCGTGAGCGTGGCCGGGTTCCTCCTCGTCGCGCTGGCAGCACTGCCGTTGCTCGTCCGGCGCAGCCACCCGGTGGTGGCGCTCGCTGCCGTATTGGCACTCGACACGACGGCCACCCTGACCGCGCCGCTGCCCAGACACTTCGGTGCCGTCCTGCTGGTCGCCCTGTACTCGGTCGCCAGGGCCTGCACCGGCCGGGTAACAGCGGTCGCGGCCGTCGCGACGGTGTCGCTGACGTTGCTGAGCCAGAGTCACGGCCGGATTCCGCCCTGGCAGGATGCCGCTGTCACGCCCCTCTCCGCCCTGATCGTCGTCGGCACCGCCATGGCGGTCAACCGCTGGCAGCGGGAGGTGGCGGCGAACCGCCGACTTCTCGCCGACCGTGCGGTGGCCGACGAACGCCGCCGCATCGCACGGGAGCTGCACGACATCGTGGCCCACCACATCACCACCATGCAGCTGATGTCCGGCGGAGCCCGGGCCAACCTCGCCCGGCCGGAGGTGGCCCGGGATGCCCTGGTCACCCTGGAATCCTCCGGACGGCTCGCCCTGCGCGAGATGCGCCAGCTCCTCGATGTGCTGCGGGCCGGTGACGAACCGGACTCCGCGCCGTCGCAGCCCCAGCCGAACATCGACGACCTCGACCGTCTGGTGGTCGAATCCCGCCTTGCCGGACTGTCGACCGAGTTCCGCGTCCACGGGCCGCAGCGCCCGCTGCCCCCGACCGTCGGCCTCACGGTGTTCAGGATCACCCAGGAAGCTCTCACCAACGCCCGCAAGTACGCGGGGCCCGCCCGCGTGTCCGTACGGCTGACATATCGCCGGGATCGGGTCACCGTCGAAGTGCGGGACGACGGTGGGAGCACCCCGCCACAGGAGCGGGCGTCGTCGGTGGGCTCGGGTGGTTACGGCCTGATCGGCATGCGTGAGCGCGTCGCCCTGCACGGCGGCACCCTCGCCGTCGGCCCGCAGGCCGACGGCGGATTCGCAGTGGTGGCCGACCTGCCACTGCCCACGGACGAGGCGGCCGAAGCAGCCGTCCGGCACGAGAGGGCACCCCGATGA